One region of Glycine max cultivar Williams 82 chromosome 9, Glycine_max_v4.0, whole genome shotgun sequence genomic DNA includes:
- the LOC100815853 gene encoding protein GET1 isoform X1: MGDEASEEHQRSLAAPFIFFVVLAFQFASHWIDHFKKSGSDKEKETKLRGEIKELLKEASSLSQPSTFAQAAKLKRLAAAKERELAKCQNLHHKDDALYSKVLLISKVLTYLILLIWFWSVPVSSISQQLVQPFGRLLSWRTGGVQNSNIMVGIIPWLIVSTRVSRFICRLTYGK, from the exons ATGGGAGACGAAGCAAGTGAAGAGCATCAAAGGTCGCTAGCAGCTCCTTTCATATTTTTCGTGGTTCTCGCATTTCAGTTTGCTTCTCATTGGATTGATCACTTTAAGAAG AGTGGATctgacaaagaaaaagaaactaagtTGCGTGGAGAAATAAAAGAGCTTTTGAAGGAGGCAAGCTCACTGTCACA GCCATCAACCTTTGCACAAGCAGCGAAACTCAAGAGACTGGCAGCTGCAAAGGAGAGGGAACTGGCAAAGT GTCAAAATTTACATCACAAGGATGATGCTTTGTATTCAAAAGTTCTGCTCATCTCAAAG gttttaacatatttaattcTGCTTATCTGGTTTTGGAGTGTTCCTGTCTCTAGCATATCTCAACAACTTGTGCAACCATTTG GGAGATTATTATCTTGGAGGACTGGAGGGGTTCAAAATAGCAATATTATG GTTGGGATAATACCTTGGCTGATAGTGTCTACCAGGGTTAGCAGATTTATTTGTAGACTCACCTATGGCAAATAG
- the LOC100815853 gene encoding protein GET1 isoform X2: MLLLQSGSDKEKETKLRGEIKELLKEASSLSQPSTFAQAAKLKRLAAAKERELAKCQNLHHKDDALYSKVLLISKVLTYLILLIWFWSVPVSSISQQLVQPFGRLLSWRTGGVQNSNIMVGIIPWLIVSTRVSRFICRLTYGK; this comes from the exons ATGCTTTTGCTTCAGAGTGGATctgacaaagaaaaagaaactaagtTGCGTGGAGAAATAAAAGAGCTTTTGAAGGAGGCAAGCTCACTGTCACA GCCATCAACCTTTGCACAAGCAGCGAAACTCAAGAGACTGGCAGCTGCAAAGGAGAGGGAACTGGCAAAGT GTCAAAATTTACATCACAAGGATGATGCTTTGTATTCAAAAGTTCTGCTCATCTCAAAG gttttaacatatttaattcTGCTTATCTGGTTTTGGAGTGTTCCTGTCTCTAGCATATCTCAACAACTTGTGCAACCATTTG GGAGATTATTATCTTGGAGGACTGGAGGGGTTCAAAATAGCAATATTATG GTTGGGATAATACCTTGGCTGATAGTGTCTACCAGGGTTAGCAGATTTATTTGTAGACTCACCTATGGCAAATAG
- the LOC100816391 gene encoding heterogeneous nuclear ribonucleoprotein H3 translates to MYGPRGAMLGSGGVSDGYEVGSKRQRMMESNPYFAVSSGTGNLPYGYAGGFQPPPFPVVRLRGLPFNCTDIDILKFFAGLTIVDVLLVNKSGRFSGEAFVVFAGAMQVEFALQRDRQNMGRRYVEVFRCKKQDYYNAVAGEINYEGIYDNDYHGSSPPPSRLKRFNDKDQMEYTEILKMRGLPFQVTKSQIVEFFKDFKLIEDRVHIACRPDGKATGEAYVEFVSAEEAKRAMSKDKMTIGSRYVELFPSTPDEARRAESRSRQ, encoded by the exons ATGTACGGTCCCCGAGG GGCAATGTTGGGAAGCGGGGGGGTTTCAGACGGGTACGAGGTTGGCTCAAAGAGACAAAGAATGATGGAATCCAATCCATACTTCGCAGTGAGCAGCGGAACAGGCAACTTACCTTATGGATATGCTGGTGGCTTCCAGCCCCCTCCCTTTCCTGTGGTTCGTCTCAGGGGGCTTCCATTCAACTGCACTGACATTGACATCTTGAAGTTCTTTGCTGGACTGACCATTGTGGATGTGTTGCTGGTCAACAAGAGTGGACGGTTCTCGGGTGAGGCCTTTGTAGTCTTTGCAGGAGCAATGCAGGTTGAGTTTGCGTTGCAGAGAGATCGCCAGAACATGGGTCGCCGATATGTTGAAGTGTTCAGGTGTAAGAAGCAGGATTATTATAATGCTGTTGCTGGTGAGATCAATTACGAAGGAATATATGATAATGACTACCATGGTAGTAGCCCTCCACCCTCCCGGTTGAAGAGGTTCAATGATAAAGACCAAATGGAGTACACTGAAATATTGAAGATGCGCGGCCTTCCTTTCCAAGTGACAAAATCTCAAATTGTTGAATTCTTTAAAGATTTCAAGCTGATAGAAGATAGGGTACACATTGCGTGTCGTCCTGATGGGAAAGCTACTGGAGAGGCATATGTGGAGTTTGTTTCTGCTGAGGAGGCTAAGAGGGCAATGTCCAAGGATAAAATGACCATAGGATCAAGGTATGTGGAGCTGTTTCCTTCTACACCAGATGAAGCTAGACGGGCAGAGTCAAGATCAAGGCAGTAA
- the LOC100794193 gene encoding probable serine/threonine-protein kinase PIX13 — protein sequence MGLCFSSSSPNPPQQYSGSASTDSKNVGFSATTSSAGKSQFSEIASGSIDSSQGSLPLPSPHGQILERPNLKVFSFGDLKSATKSFKSDTLLGEGGFGRVYKGWLDEKTLSPAKAGSGMVVAIKKLNPQSTQGFQEWQSEVNFLGRLSHPNLVKLLGYCWDDDELLLVYEFLPKGSLENHLFRRNPNIEPLSWNTRFKIAIGAARGLAFLHASEKQIIYRDFKASNILLDVNFNAKISDFGLAKLGPSGGQSHVTTRVMGTYGYAAPEYIATGHLYVKSDVYGFGVVLLEILTGMRALDTKRPTGQQNLVEWTKPLLSSKKKLKTIMDAKIVGQYSPKAAFQAAQLTLKCLEHDPKQRPSMKEVLEGLEAIEAIHEKSKESKTCNSYQPPRQRVVRV from the exons ATGGGTCTCTGCTTCTCTTCCTCTTCCCCCAACCCTCCTCAGCAGTACTCAG ggtCTGCGAGCACTGACAGCAAGAACGTGGGATTCTCCGCGACCACGAGCAGCGCCGGGAAGAGCCAATTCTCGGAGATCGCGAGCGGGAGCATCGACAGCAGCCAAGgctctcttcctcttccttctcCTCATGGCCAGATTCTGGAAAGGCCGAACCTCAAGGTGTTCAGCTTCGGAGACCTGAAATCCGCCACCAAGAGTTTCAAGTCCGACACATTACTCGGCGAAGGTGGCTTTGGAAGAGTTTACAAGGGATGGTTGGACGAGAAGACCCTCTCCCCTGCTAAAGCTGGCTCCGGAATGGTCGTTGCCATCAAAAAGTTGAACCCCCAAAGCACCCAAGGCTTCCAAGAGTGGCAg TCAGAAGTGAACTTTTTAGGAAGACTTTCTCACCCAAATCTGGTCAAGTTGTTGGGTTATTGTTGGGACGATGATGAGCTTCTTCTAGTGTATGAATTCTTGCCAAAGGGAAGCTTGGAGAATCATCTATTCAGAA GAAATCCTAACATAGAACCACTTTCTTGGAACACCCGGTTTAAAATAGCTATCGGTGCAGCTCGGGGACTAGCTTTCTTGCACGCCTCCGAAAAACAAATCATATACAGAGATTTCAAGGCCTCAAATATACTTCTCGATGTG AATTTCAATGCAAAAATATCAGATTTTGGCTTGGCAAAATTGGGGCCTTCTGGAGGACAATCACATGTAACTACCAGGGTCATGGGCACGTATGGTTATGCTGCTCCAGAATACATAGCAACAG GTCACTTGTATGTGAAGAGTGATGTCTACGGATTTGGTGTAGTGCTTCTTGAAATACTGACAGGCATGCGGGCACTTGACACAAAACGGCCAACAGGGCAGCAGAACCTAGTTGAATGGACCAAACCTCTTCTCTCTtccaaaaaaaagttgaaaacaatAATGGATGCTAAGATAGTGGGTCAATATTCACCCAAGGCAGCGTTTCAAGCAGCACAACTTACTCTAAAATGCCTAGAACATGACCCCAAACAACGTCCTTCTATGAAAGAAGTGCTTGAGGGATTGGAAGCCATCGAAGCTATCCATGAAAAATCCAAGGAATCCAAAACCTGCAATTCTTATCAACCTCCTCGGCAGAGAGTTGTGAgagtataa
- the LOC100794720 gene encoding dehydrodolichyl diphosphate synthase CPT3: MQKTSGNIIGHFLGGLYYYLRRCMFAILSVGPVPSHIAFIMDGNRRYAKKRNMEEGDGHKAGFTALMSILRYCYELGVKYVTVYAFSIDNFKRKPNEVQSLMELMREKIEELLLQESLINEYGVRLHFIGDLQLLTEPVRASVEKAMRVTAHNNQRVLLICVAYTSRHEIVHAVQECCKEKWNEVQASKEAKLTNGAFARIDQGLKGNGFDLLFQDSSKDYQNVTKACSSVPKGVQGAGEKDGMLEHTVEKHSENNSEAEITLCNELFEMTEERKYKQGDVPLIKLVDIEKHMYMAVAPDPDILIRTSGEARLSNFLLWQTSTCPLYAPTALWPEIGLRHLVWAVLNFQRHHFYLEKKKKQF; encoded by the coding sequence ATGCAGAAAACTTCTGGAAATATTATAGGCCATTTTCTTGGaggtttatattattatctaagaAGATGCATGTTTGCCATTTTATCTGTGGGTCCTGTGCCAAGTCATATTGCTTTCATCATGGATGGGAATCGAAGGTATGCAAAGAAGAGAAACATGGAAGAAGGTGATGGCCATAAGGCTGGATTTACTGCTCTCATGTCCATCCTTAGATACTGTTATGAATTGGGAGTGAAGTATGTCACTGTCTATGCATTCAGCATTGATAACTTCAAAAGGAAGCCTAACGAGGTTCAGTCCTTGATGGAATTGATGCGGGAAAAGATTGAAGAGTTACTTCTACAAGAAAGTCTTATCAATGAATACGGTGTTAGATTACATTTCATTGGAGACTTGCAACTATTGACTGAGCCTGTCAGGGCTTCTGTGGAAAAAGCAATGAGAGTTACTGCTCACAACAACCAGAGAGTTCTTTTGATTTGCGTAGCCTATACTTCTCGTCACGAGATTGTGCATGCCGTTCAAGAATGCTGCAAGGAAAAATGGAATGAAGTTCAAGCATCAAAAGAAGCAAAGCTAACAAATGGTGCATTTGCAAGAATTGATCAGGGCCTGAAAGGAAATGGTTTTGATTTGCtttttcaagattcaagtaaagactATCAAAATGTAACCAAAGCTTGTAGCAGTGTACCTAAAGGAGTGCAAGGTGCTGGAGAGAAAGATGGCATGTTGGAGCATACCGTAGAGAAACATAGCGAAAACAATAGTGAAGCTGAAATCACATTATGCAATGAACTGTTTGAAATGACTGAAGAGAGGAAGTATAAGCAGGGTGATGTTCCTTTAATAAAACTGGTGGATATTGAGAAGCACATGTACATGGCAGTGGCACCTGACCCAGACATCTTGATCCGAACTTCTGGAGAGGCTCGACTCAGCAATTTTCTTCTTTGGCAGACTAGTACCTGCCCTTTGTATGCGCCAACTGCACTTTGGCCTGAAATAGGCCTAAGACACTTGGTCTGGGCAGTATTGAATTTTCAGAGACACCATTTTtatttggaaaagaaaaagaaacagttTTAA